One genomic region from Drosophila subpulchrella strain 33 F10 #4 breed RU33 chromosome 2R, RU_Dsub_v1.1 Primary Assembly, whole genome shotgun sequence encodes:
- the LOC119551855 gene encoding serine protease grass-like: MKIVLAGILVAACLFLEASEGSASLLEENCGTTKRPLRVRRVVGGVAAERFANPWMVMVFSEKRFLCGGSLITSRFVLTAANCLSELPISKVRLGGFDMDISENTYEVNIDRNISHPQFALSTPKYDIALLRMAQEVSFSDYIRPICLLVNQKVPNTNPNFKLTGWGKTKDHRTNMVLGKINSGEMSRILQTTNLQIADLSFCNRKGYNLADQSHICAGSSTSDACHGDGGSPLSAELNYEGAIREFQFGIVSYGSTSCNDYGVYTNVTHYMDWIKDTIHANSV, encoded by the exons ATGAAGATCGTCTTAGCTGGAATCTTGGTGGCAGCCTGCCTTTTTCTGGAAGCTAGCGAAGGATCAGCATCCTTACTTGAAGAAAATTGTGGAACTACGAAACGTCCTTTAAGAGTTCGGCGGGTAGTTGGAGGCGTTGCTGCTGAAAGATTCGCGAATCCTTGGATGGTGATGGTGTTCTCTGAAAAACGTTTCCTGTGCGGCGGCTCGCTTATCACCTCTC GCTTCGTTCTGACAGCAGCAAATTGCCTTTCTGAACTTCCGATCAG TAAGGTGCGTCTTGGCGGATTCGACATGGATATCAGCGAAAACACGTATGAGGTTAACATCGATCGGAATATTTCTCATCCACAATTCGCATTATCCACACCTAAGTATGACATAGCTCTTCTTCGAATGGCTCAAGAAGTTTCGTTTTCAG ACTACATAAGGCCAATCTGTCTGCTCGTCAATCAAAAAGTGCCAAACACTAATCCAAATTTTAAGCTTACCGGATGGGGTAAAACCAAAGACCATAGAACAAATATGGTCTTAGGTAAAATTAATAGTGGTGAAATGAGCAGGATTCTACAGACGACCAATTTACAAATTGCCGATCTTTCCTTTTGCAACCGAAAAGGTTACAATCTAGCTGATCAATCCCATATCTGTGCCGGCAGTTCAACCAGCGATGCATGTCATGGGGACGGGGGATCCCCGTTGAGCGCAGAGCTAAATTACGAGGGAGCTATAAGAGAATTCCAATTCGGTATTGTCAGCTACGGATCCACGTCCTGTAATGACTATGGTGTTTACACAAACGTTACGCATTACATGGATTGGATTAAAGATACCATTCACGCTAATTCAGTTTAA
- the LOC119551856 gene encoding serine protease grass-like: MKIVLAGIVVAACLFLEASEGSASLLEENCGTTKRPLRVRRVVGGVDAKRLANPWMVMVFSEKRFRCSGSLITSRFVLTAANCLSELPISKVRLGGFDMDISENTYEVNIDRNISHPQFALPTPKYDIALLRMAQEVSFSDYIRPICLLVNQKGQNTNPNFKLTGWGKTNSGEMSRILQTTDLQIADLSYCNQKFNTLVDQSQICAGSSTSDACYGDGGSPLSAKLNYEGGIREFQFGIVSYGTSSCHNYGVYTNVTHYMDWIKDTIHANSV; encoded by the exons ATGAAGATCGTCTTAGCTGGAATCGTGGTGGCAGCCTGCCTTTTTCTGGAAGCTAGCGAAGGATCAGCATCCTTACTTGAAGAAAATTGTGGAACTACAAAACGTCCTTTGAGAGTTCGGCGGGTAGTTGGAGGCGTTGATGCTAAAAGGTTGGCGAATCCTTGGATGGTGATGGTGTTCTCTGAAAAACGTTTCCGGTGCAGCGGCTCGCTTATCACCTCTC GCTTCGTTCTGACAGCAGCAAATTGCCTTTCTGAACTTCCGATCAG TAAGGTGCGTCTTGGCGGATTCGACATGGATATCAGCGAAAACACGTATGAGGTTAACATCGATCGAAATATTTCTCATCCACAATTCGCATTACCCACACCTAAGTATGACATAGCTCTTCTTCGAATGGCTCAAGAAGTTTCGTTTTCAG ACTACATAAGGCCAATCTGTCTGCTCGTCAATCAAAAAGGGCAAAACACTAATCCAAATTTTAAGCTAACCGGATGGGGTAAAACTAATAGTGGTGAAATGAGCAGGATTCTACAGACAACAGATTTACAAATAGCCGATCTTTCCTATTGCAACCAAAAATTTAACACACTAGTTGATCAATCCCAGATCTGTGCCGGCAGTTCAACCAGCGATGCATGTTATGGGGACGGGGGATCCCCGTTGAGCGCAAAGCTAAATTACGAGGGAGGTATAAGAGAATTCCAATTCGGTATTGTCAGCTACGGAACCAGCTCATGTCATAACTATGGTGTTTACACAAACGTTACGCATTACATGGATTGGATTAAAGATACAATTCACGCTAATTCAGTTTAA